The following is a genomic window from Spirosoma foliorum.
TGACGCCTAAAGCGGAATATATAGCCTCTGGATTTTTTTTAACCTGAGCGACCAGATCCCCAAAGGATTTGGTCGGAACGGCATGTTTATGGAGCAACTTCCCATCATCGCCATAAAAGAATCCCATCCCTGATCGGTCAACCTGTGTTGTCCGTGTTTGAGGCATTGGATTGACAGGCGTTAAATCATTGATTTTTACATCATGCTTAGGCGTTAGTTTGGTCATTTTCCAGGCACTTGTGCCATCTTCATAAATTTGCAGATCAATTTTACTTCGATGTGCGTTTGCCATTGCGTGAATTTTGTCAAATGCCGTGGAGGCATTTGCTTTATCAAGCTCTTGATACGTCACATTCTCGGCTTCATAATGAAGTTCGATAGCCCCTTTTTGTGGACTGGCATTCGCCGATTGGGATACATCGCTGAGCATCTCCAACCGGGTGCAACTTTGTAAAAGGAAAACAGAGGCCAACCAGATAACACCGCCCCCAGCGGAGCGAAATAGACAATTCTTTTTCATAAAAAGTTGATGGTTATGGTGATTAGAAAGCGGACTGCTTATTGACCATCAATTATCTGAATAAGATTACATTAAAACAACATTAATAGTAATATTATTATAAAAATTATAAATATACACTTTCAATATAAATCACTGTGATATACTAAAAGTATTCCACACTACTATTAACGGTAACATTTATATTGCTTTCATAACTTTTCAAAAAATATCCTAGCCAGTTAGCGGGGAGTAAACCAATTAATGTGATAATAGAAAATATAAAATATTCCTATTAAAATCCTATTTTCAATGAGAGCCTGTTTATTGTTATGAAGTCATTTAAGAAATACGGTTCTTTAAGCTCGATGTCATACTTATATAATAAGCTGGAATTGCTGTTTAGCTTATAGTCATAATGAATGTTTGTCCTTTCTTTATTGATCAAAAAGCCAACTTCCAAGTGAAGGCAGACTTGATCATGCCCTCCAAACGGTCCATAGCCTACTAACCAGGTTGCTTACATCGGTGTTCTTACGGACTCTGTAATCTCTGGATGTATTCAACCGATTTTTGCGCATGGGATGCGACTTGGAAGATAAAGCGTTTGTCGTCTTTGAGTACGTGCAGCCAGGACTGGATATAAGCCGCATGATGTTCTTCCGGCTGCGGCTCAACGCCCAGATCAGCCGACAGAAAGCAGGCTCCTAATTCGGCAACCAGTTCCTCTTTAGCGTACCCTTCATCATCATAGTTTTTTACCGAAGTCACGGTTCATGCGAACCGGGTGTTTCGTCCAGTGTGTGCGATAATGGCATTGGTTTTGATGAAAAATACGCAGACCAAATCTTCCGAGTCTTTCAGCGTTTACATGGTAAGAACGAATATGGAGGAACCGGAATTGGTTTAGCCATCTGTCAGCAGGTCGTCAACAATCACAATGGAGCGATCACGGCCACCAGTAAGCCAGGTGAAGGAACTACTTTCCGGGTGTATCTGCCAGCCTTGTATTGATCAGGACGTCGGTTGCCATGTAGGTCAACCCATTTTTGGTAAAACTAAAGCCGGAGAGATGACTCTCTCCGGCTTTGTGGCTTTTAGGCCTTCGGTTTGTTTCGGCGGATAATAACTGGAATGTTTTGGCCTAAGACAGTGAGTGACAGATTCAGCCCGTCTTTATCGCCGTGATCCCAGCCGCTACCGACTTTAATCCAATCCGATTCCGAGCAATCGGCTCTTGGTTTGAGGATATAAACCGAATGAGTTGGTCTTTTCGAGGTAGTTTCGGTTGGTGTAGTCATCATTAAATCTCCTTTCTTGTGTTGTTGATGATAGCAGCGGACAAAGCTCGATAGGCCGTGTCAGCTCCCCGTAGTCGTAGATCATTTTTACCTCGTAAAAATGAGGGATAAGCGCCATGACGGACAATTGGGCTAAGCTGACATGCTCTATCAACCGACCCAAGAAAGGTGCCGTTGACGAAACCAACCAAATCATCCGCAAGCCAGCGCATGGGTTTGTATTTTCGCAACTCAAGAGCATTGCAACGCATGAATGTATTCAACCGCTTTTTGCGCGTGGGATGCGGCCTGGAAGATAAAGCGTTTGTCATCTTTGAGCACTTCTAGCCAGGATTGGATGTAAGCCGCATGATGTTCTTCCGGCTGCGGCTCAACGCCCAGATCAGCCGACAGAAAGCAGGCTCCTAATTCGGCAACCAGTTCCTCCTTCGCGTACCCTTCATCACCATAGTGTTTTTTGCCGAAGTCACGGTTCAACCGGTGTGGAGGTTTCGTCCAATGGCACATTTCATGGGCTAAAACAGCGTAAAACCGCTTGGCCGTTTCAAAGCTTTCGTACGGCGGCATTTGGATGCGGTCAGTGGTCTGTGTGTAACACGCTTTGGAGCCGGTATAAATATCGGCTTTCGTCTGCGCAAAGAACTGTTCGAGTGCCTGATCACGCGCTTGTTGATGGATAACAACGGGTTCGGGGGTTTGATAAAAACCATCAGACAGACCGTCAATCTGCGACGCGTTGAACACGGTGTAACTTTTAAGAAAGGGAATCTGGCTGGATTTGAGGTCACCATTGGCGTCTTCCTCCTCTTTGGTGAACTTATTAGCGTAGACAATCTGCGTCCCCTTCTCACCTTTGCGGACAGACGCTTTCATCTCGGTGGCCTGTTTGAAGGTCATCCAATAGGGCGAGGTAAACCCCTGATCACTGGCAGCATTCCAAAGAATGAGCGTATTGATGCCCGTATACGGAATATCATTCCAGCGTAAAGGTCGCATGACCTGACTGGCTAAATGCTCGGAGTGCCATGGCTTACGCCAGGAGAGATTGCCGTTTTCAAGATCGGTTAGAATCTTGGCGGTGACACGGGTGTAAATATCTTGTTGAGGTTGCCCAGCAGGACTTGATGAAGTTTTGCGGGTAATCGGTTTGGTCATGTATCATGCTCCAATGGTTGGGGTTACAGGGGATGAACAACACGGCGATTTAGCAAGCGAACCGACTAGAATTTTGTCTCGCGAGGAAGGTCAAAGAACTGGGAAAATTGTGGTTGGTGAATGAGTGGCGTCGAGTACAGGCCCACAAGCCCAACCATTGGCAGAATGAAAACTGAACCGGTGACCGCTAGCGCGGCATACAGCCCTCATCGGCAAAGGAGTAATAATTACGCGATGTGACGATCAGGTGATCCAGAACCGCAATGTCCAGCAGCTTGCCGCAATCAGACAACTTCCGTGTCAGCGTTAAATCTTGTGGACTGGGTTGGAGGTTTTGGGACGGATGGTTGTGCGCCAAAATAATTCCGCAAGCATTGGCCTTGAGGGCTGTCACAAAGATGACTTTGGGATCGACAATACAAGCACTCATGCCACCCGTCGAAATGTCCGATATCGCTAGACAGTTGTTTTTCCGGTCGAGAAGCAGAATCTTGAATTGTTCGATCAATTCCAGCTTATTTTCATCCCAGGCGTGGCGCAGGATTTCGTAAGCCGTTGTAGAGCGGGTAATTTGAATCCGATCCTGGTACGGCGTTTTGTTTCGGTAGTGAATTTCGACTTCATTGACCGTAAATAGCGATTGCAGGTTCAGTTGGGTCATCTGAGCCTCTCACGTTGTCTGATGAGCAAGATGGCGATACCAGGTATGAACGCAGTGGTGGGCGGCATATAACTTGTTCATCGGTTGATGACGGGTATTCGCTTCTATTTGCAGAAATTGACCCACATAAGCCGTTGCCTGCTGGCCCTGCTCCGTATTATCCAGCCAGGTATACATTGTCTGGTAACCATACTGATGAATGTAAGCAGGGACTTGCGCCAGACAGGACCAGGCATTCAGGATGATCACATCCTCATCCAAAGTCGTGCGGTTAAGATGGCTCAGCACGGATAAAAAATCCAGAACTTCTTTAAAGAGGTGAATGCCCTTGGGCTTTGGCATTCGGCCACGAATAAACGATATCGCTGGCTGACCAATCGAGCGTTTCAGGTAAGCCGTGCGCAGGGCAAAGCCACCGTCAACCGTGAGCAAACCCAAGGCAATGAAATCCTTGCCCGTCTGGCGGTTACGCGCGTGGATTTCTTTTAGGTACTGCCGGGCAAGCGGTAAAGCGATGCCTTCCCGGTGCAGGTAATGCAGCAATCCGGGATATTGAATCGTCTTTTTATGCCGGAGGTCTACTCTGGGCGGCTGTCCAGGCGGGGCAGCTACAAGGCCCGATGAGCCGACACTCATGTTGGTGATCCAGCGTAGCGCGTCGCGTTCCGTATGGGCTTCCCCGCAAAAGCGCAGGTAGTGAACAACCCACTCGACCAAGGTGCCATCCGACATGTTTGGATCAGACCAGCGATTGGTGATCGTATGAACGGTCAGCGTTGTTTGATGTTTTCGCCCCCACAGAGACGAATAATAAAGAACAGGCCCTTCACTCCTCAAGGGCTGAAGATCGAGCTTGCCTAGAATTTCGGAAATAGGTATCGTATTGGCATGTTCTAAATCCATTGCCTGCTCCGTCGAAGGGGATGTGATGATGGGATCGGGGACTAGGAAAGGGAACGTTTTTGCCGAACGTTCTCTTTCCGCTTTTTAGTCCATGAGCCGCTGGTCTAGAAACTGATCTAAATCGGCCAGCCGATAATGGATCAGTTTACCCACCAGAATGGGGTTGAGTGGTTTTTGTTTGGTGCAATCCCACACCGCCAGCGTACCAGGTGAAACGCCCAGATACTGCGCGGCCTGCTTTCGATTCAGTAAGGGATTGAGCGTGTTTTTGTGGGACATTAATGAAATCTCCTTGTTGCAAAACAAAAACAGGAAGTCAATTGTCATTTTGACTCTGTTCGTAATAGGAAGTAGCTAAATACTTTTGGGTTTGTCTGTCAATTGAATCACGGTTTCATTAATGTTCAATCAACTGGCGTAGTAAAAATAAGACCCTTTTTAACACGCAGGATTTATTTTTATCAGTCGTTTCGTGATGTTGCTGACGGCATCTAGCCAGATTTTACACATGAGAATTTCTCCATGTAAAAACTGAGTCTTCCTCCTCGCTGCTGACAATGCAATGGCCTATCAAAAAGTATGGTTTGATGATTGAACGCGTGACACAAATTCATTAGGCAAGCCAGCCAACTCCCTAACCCAATTTATGCGACAAACCTTACCTGATTATTTGATTTGTTTAGCAAAACACACGTTTGTATGAATAGCGAATAAACTGTTGCTCAACGTGGTCAGACAATTCAGGATTTGTTCAACTCCAGATCTTGGTACGCCTTAAGAACACTTCTATAAATATACATCGGAGCCTTATTTTTCAATGCAATTACGAATGCGTCCGAGGGTATTGTATCTAGCTCAAGTTCGCCATCCATGGTCTGCAAGACAACCGTGGCATAAAAGAGTTGATTGATAATGGCGTCGATTACGATTTCTTTCACCGAGAAATTACCTGCCAGTAAGAGTGTTTGTAAAAGATCGAACGTCAGTGGTCGGGTCGCCTTTAAGGCATTCATTTCAATGGCAATCGCTTGAGCCTCGAAATATCCCATAACCACACACAATCTCTGACCATCCTCATACAACAAATACACATTGAATTTTTTTTCCCCGTTCCACTTCCGTCAACTCAACAATGCTCAATGGGATTTTTTCAGTCTCATCCTGTTTTCTTGGATTGATACCTCTTGTATGATTCTCTTTTCGCTCACTCGTTTTAGGGTCAAGCTGAAATTTAGAATCAGTGGATTGCTGATCAGTGGAAATTATCTGATTGGTTGTTTGTCTTGTCAAAAGATCTCGAGTCAGCCATCCCGCGATTGCTGATAATACGATTACCAGGATATAGGTCATGGACGATTGCAGGTTCAAGCGCATTTAATTCGATTACACGTCTTGCCAGAGTTATTTATCTACATCTGAGTTTAATACGCCATGTTTTTTTCAATACAGCCCAAAGTCTGTGATAAATAAGCTAGCGTTATTTCGTTATAGGAGGACTTACATGAACGAAACATTAGTTACCAATCAACTTTCAGGATTTTTACGTTTAGAACAAGTTCTACAATTGATCCCGGTCAGCAAAGCCACTTGGTGGAATGGGTGCCGCTCAGGACAATTTCCGAAGCCCTACAAGTTAGCGCCCCGAGTTACAGCCTGGAAGGCTAATGACATTCGGCAATGGATAGAGCGATTTGACAGTACTTATCCAGCTACAGAGATCTAGTCCTTTTTACGGGCAACGTGCAGCGGTTCACTTAATTTCACTGGCTTCGCCGAAGCGCATAAGCGCATCAATATAATCAGACCACTCCTGCATCATTTTCGTACGCTCGGCTAGAAATTGTGCTCGGTCATAGGCCTTGTCCACTTTACTCTTGGGCTGGTGAGCTAACTGCCGATCAACCACTTCGTGGCGATATCCCAATTTTTCCTTGATCGTACTCATGGCTAATGCTCGAAAGCCATGACCGGTCATCAGTTTGCCGTATTTTAATCGATCTAAGGCTTTTAAAATCGTATTGTTGCTGATAGGCTTATTTTTTTGAAAAACGCTGGGTAAGATATACCCTTGTTTCCCGAACAATTCACCTAATTCCTCCAAGATCGAGATAACCTGATTGGACAAGGGAACAATGTGCGCTTTACGCATTTTCATTCGCTCGGCCGGAATGCGCCATACTTTATTCTCCAGATCAATCTCATCCCAAGTAGCATTGATCAGTTCGCTAGTACGAACAAAGGTTAATAAAATAAGCTTTAGCGCCAAGACCGTTTGCTTGAAAAGCCGTGCATCATTGCGTTCAATTGCCTTGAGTAAATCAGGCAACTCATCGATCTCAATAGAAGCAAAATGGCCTTTGACGTATTTTTTCAACGCCCCTTTCATATCCGATGTAATATCACGGTCAGCGCGTTCCGTAATGACCGCATAGCGCATGATTTGTCCCATCATTTGTAAAACACGATGGGCTAAGTCATTGCGGTTTCGATCTTCCACCTTTTGAAGACAAGCTAATAATTGCTGAACGGTTAAGCTGGCAACTGGTAGCTGACCAATGAAGGGGAATATGTTTTGCTGAAGACGACTAAACACATTTTTGGCGTAACTAGGCGACCAGGTTGGCAGATTACGATTGTACCACTCAGTAGCGACCAATTGGACGGTTTGTGCTTGCTTAAACTGAGCCAGCGCCTTTTCGTCTTTCTTTTGTTGGCTAGGATCAACGCCCGCTTCTAGCGTTTGCTTGGCGATGTCCCTTTTTTCGCGAGCCTTGATGAGCGTCACGCCAGGATAGGTCCCCAATGTCAGGAGTTTCTCTTTGCCATAAAATCGGTATTTCAAGCGCCAGACTCGCTTGCCGGTCGGCATCACGTGCAAATACAAACCTGCCGAATCAAACAGTCGATAAGCTGACGTCGCCGGTTTGGCGTGGCGACAATCCAAGTCGGATAATGACATCTCTCTCCCTTTTTGCGCTGGGGGTATGATTTTTCGTTACCCCAATTATACCCCGGACTTTACCCCCAAAATTGTCAGATTTGGTTATTCTCCGTTGGGCTGCTTTAGAGGATCATACCATTAAAAACGCCTGTATTTCAAGGGTTTTATAGGCTTTATTAGATTGTATTAGAGAGTTAAATGGCTGGGGTGCTAGGATTCAAAAATTGGTTTTAAGTATATGATTAAAAGTAAATATATATTGTCATTATTCTAATTTACCCCCAACTATACCCCCAGTTTACAGTTGGCAAAAATCTTAGATAAGAATCCAAAGTCGGGCAAATTGTCGTTTAAGTAGACCTACAATCGTATGCTCGAGCAGCATACCATTTTGATCACCTATGTGTTTCAGAAAATTATGTTTTTCAATTACTTTTCTTATAGAGTTATCCCACTTGGCCCCCCATATTAGGAAACTAAATTATAAACTAATCCATCTTACCATTCAACTAATATTTCATCTTTACACTTACGTCGAAAAATGATTAAAACATGATGACCAATCGCTTCGCCGTGGAAGCGTTTTTTGAAGGCAACGTAGTTGTGAAGCACATTTTGCGCTTAACTGATTGTCATCAGAAGCCGTAAAAATCACACTCTAACAATAGAGATACTGCTGAAGATAAACGTATGTCGTCAAGTAAAAGTGGACGACTAAGATTTGAGTTAAAAATTCGTCAAAATACCTTACTTTTTCATCTCCTACCTGCCCACATTTACTTGATGGCTTATAATTAATGAATATCTGCTCTGCTAAACTTTTCCAATTCGCTCCAGAATTCTTCATAAAACTCGTGATAACTCTTAAACTCCAATATCTCCAATCCTACATTTTCTAAAAAAATTCTTTTAGGGCCAGGCAATGACCTTATACCATCATTGTTAATGTGAATATACCAACCCATATGAGATGTCCAACCTTTTGTTAACCAATAATTTTTTCTGGTAATTAGTAGCCATCTTAATAAAATTTCTTGTTCTTCTAATCCTAGTCCGAAAATAAAAAGTGGCTTGTAAAAAAAGAAACGAACCCAAGTGCCACTTAACTTTCCACTTATATGAAAGCCGGTTTTTTGGGATGGCAATTCTTTATTGATTCTTGTGATACTTTTTATATAATCTGTTAAGCCCAAGTTGATGCTCTGTGGATAATCGACATTACCATTTACATGCCATATACTAAACTCGTCTTCGCCATGATACTTTAATTCTTTACTACCGTAATATACTGTCCATGGATAACGGGAATGAAAATTGTTAAATTTTCGCTCGCTTGAATGGATCATATTAAATTTTTCTCCATCAATAGCATCGCTTAAGATCTTATCGAAGTTCGTAGTTAAGATTGGACAGTCGCAACCTCTAATCGTACTTATAACCCTCTTATGGTGTTCATCAGCTTTCCAGCTGATAAGTTTGGTTTGTAAGCTTATTGCAATCTTAGATTTTAACAAAATAAAATTTCTTTTATAATCATTTAGAGAGCGTGCTTTTAATTGCATCAAGTCAAAGAATTCTGTTAGGTGAAAGCCCTCCATTTTTTCAATTGGGAGATCCCCAAATATATCTTTGTAGACATCATCAAGCAAACCTTCCCAAGACCGGGCTCTATCGTCATCTTTGTATCTATTGATACCATTGCCAATAAGAAAGGCTAATCCTCTTTGTTTCTGAAATCCGTTATAATGCTCACTCATTGGCCAGTTCTTTTGTTCATTTAAGCGCATTTTAATATGAGACATTTGCTGTTGATTAATCATAATTTTTGATGGTTTATAGTAGTGAATTTGATGATTAAAGAGTAACTTCTGAATTATTTAATGTTAAAATTTAAAAAAAACACCAATCAATAAGATTTGCCTGTCACAGGGGAGTTGAATAGAAAAATATAAATATTTTAGATCAATATGATAATATTTGAGTTCAATTAACTTAACTTTAGACTTTTACGAGAAACATGCCGGGTCGCCATTAATAGAAAAAGCCCGTTTGTTACAACCCCATAGATCGGAAAAAAGACTTAATTTAGCCTTAATTTCTTATGTTAGGCGCAATAAACCAAAAATTCAGTAGAGATCATCCCATCAATGTCTTTTGCTAAATTAAATCATACTTTACTGAGAATACCTTCTTATTATATGTCACAAGGGTTAAAAACTTTGAAATATGGATCAAGCTTCAAAGCTCCAAAAAATCCGTGATGCTATGACGGATGACGACTGGGATAAGGCGCTAAAGATCGCTGCGAGTTTTCAAAGGCTTGGCGAACACAAAGAAGCAATAGAAAAGGCTGCAAGTGCGGTATCGAGTCCCAATTTTTATCGAAGTCTTGGTGAAGATATTGACAAACTAAAGAGCGATGGAATTGCTGCCTTAAAAAGCAGATTTAATAAATCATGGGAAGAGAGTCAACGGAAAAAGAATGGCGCTTAGGATACTTACACAAATCAACTATTCAGCAGGTGTAAATCCTGAAGGCGACAGCGGCCTTTATTTTTTATCGAAGCTCTTATTATCTATCGTTACTATTGAGATCGATATCCATTTTTATGTACTTGTGCCTCGAAGACACGAACAACTTTGGGGCACAAGTTTGAAGCATCAACGTATTACTCCTATCGCTCTGAACCTCGAGCCCCGTTTACATGGTGGTAGTTTTATGTTTGATCCTGCAGATTTATATACGTCATTCGATTTTTCTCGCTTTGATATTGACATTCTTTTTCTAAACCAGCCGGAAACAGCTCCGGCCTTACTCAATTTTCTCAACAGACAAATGTTCAATTGTGTACCGGCCCTATCTTACATTCATTGGTTTGATACTCGACCACCTGGTACACCTAAAAGAGAAACATATAAGCCTGCATTATTAGGAACATTGTCTGGCTCTTTGATTTCTACATTGGTTGGTGTAAACTCACAATTTGGTAAGGAACAAATTATCAAACAGGCTCAAATATGGTTTAATGATGCTACAATTGACTCGTTAAGATCAAAATTACAAGTATTGCCACCAGGTATAGATGCTGCTGAAATTATGTCTGTACTAAAAGATCGGGGCAGCAATAGTAGTCATTGCAGGATTCTGGTCAATCATAGACTATTAAACTATACTGGTGTGAGAAACCTACTAACTAAAATTTTTCCAAAAGTATGGGAAGAGCGTGGAGATTTCTCTGTACATGCTACTAACCCATCCAAAGCTATCCTGCCAAGGGCTATCACTCATAAGCCTTGGCTCACAGTAGCCACATTGGAAAAGGTTGAATATCTAAAGTTACTTGGAGATTGTGACATCGTCGTAGCACCGCACAAAGCCACTCATTGGTCTATTTCTACACTTGAAGCAATTTGCGCTGGTTGTGTACCACTAATGAACAAGGAAAGTTTCTTTCCAGAGATGATAGAACCAGTTCTAAGGACAATGCCTGAAGTTCTCCAAAAACATATCAATGAACGTTGGTTTTACCATAGAGGAAATCTTGCTTCACGTCTGACTGCACTTATGGATAACATTGGAAAGGAAAAAGCGGTTGCTTCAGAATTCGCGCAAAAGGCAATTCTAGTGTACGATTGGAAGAATATAGCCAATGTTTTCAAAGAACAGTTCTTTGAAATGGAAAAAACAATGGTTTCAATGCCTGAAATGACACCCTCGCTACGGAGAATTCTCGAAATACTTTTGGAGGAGGGTTCAATCTCTAAATACGATATTCTCCAGCGACTGCGATGGAGACCAAAAGATCGGACAATTGCGTGGACAGCCTTCCGCAAAAATCTGAAAAAATTTTGCCATGAAAGCGCTGACAGCCCTGACGCAGTATTCCAGTTAAAGGAAGAATGGAGGATATATCTGATGGACTTAGTAGCCAATCCTCTTTTGCAAAAAAAATAGCTATTTTTACGGAAAAATGTAAGTACTGAAACAGTATAGTTACGAACATGACCGGTAATTTCGTAAAAAACGGCTCATTTGAGGCTCTAGGTAGCCTACTTATGACTTCTGCAGATAGCCAAGCTGATCTTGTATTGCCTAATTTTGGAGGCACTTCGAAACGTATTGGCAATAATGAGTTTACCTATCCTGGGGAAGTATATACTGACCGAGATACTAAGTCAGCTTTTTATATATCAAATTTGCTTACAAAATTTATCGACCTCCATAAGATCAACCTAAAGGATACTGAAGATTTTAACTTCAATATAAATTCTTCCGAGCTTGTATTCATTTTTGGAAGTAAGTCTAATGAAGTTACTCAGAGGTTGCTGGATAATTATGAAGTAAGCAATAATTTTTCAATGAGTTTTGGAGAAACTTGGACAATCCACAGCAATGGGTCTGGAGAAAACTATTCTATCATAAACCCTTCAACATTGAGTAGAACAGAGTATGAGAATACAACAGATTACGGTGTTATTGCTAGATTTACGCAAGTATCGAAGCCAGGCAAAACTACCTTTGTTATTGCTGGTTTAGGGAGCCGAGCAACCGAAGGATGCGGTTTATACTTTGCTAGCAATTGGGAACTTCTTAACGCTAAATTCGGCGATCAAAACGTTGCGGCTGTTATCCTTAAATTCGCACCACCGGTTACACCTCAAAACTATGAAGTGCAAGAGTGGTTGGTATAAAATTATTCATCAATACTTTGACCCCATTCATTGTTTTCTCTCGTTACTATTTCTATATCAGAATATATCGAAGTAGGCAATCTCAAAAGATACCTGAATTCTCCAGTACCAGCCTCACGTAGTAGGAATTTCCAATTTTCAATAAACCACCAGCATCCTCCAATCGTCCCTCTGTCCCCTAGCCCAGAAATTAAAAAGTATACCTTCGAGGTAGCAATAATTTTCTGAATGCAACAATAGTCTGCAATTGCATCCCACTGCTCGCTAGATTGTTGATCCGGTGGATTTATTGAGTATTTTTTATTATAACCTTTATCGATAATATACCATTCTTTTTTATTATAATACAATCTAAATGTAGGGGAATAGCCATTCAAAACTTGTGAGACATAAACGTTTGAGCGGCTTCCGAAAAGAAAAATACATTTTGAGGCCGTTTCCTCTTGAATGGCAGATCCCTTGAGAAGTTTGATATTATCATAACTTGTGACCATTAATAGCAAGTTGGTAATATAGTTTGCGGCTTTGATATCTGATTGCGCAAAACTTAACCCTGGATAATGATAATATTCACTATTATTAACATCATTGCCGTTTACATTGATCTGGGCTTTGTATCCCTTTGAAGAGATCTCTTCTTCTAGCAACGTTTCCTTAAATGACGGAATACATAGAGCATATGTTTCCTCGCGAATTAATGAACCAAGAAGGCTAAGTACTTGATTTTTTTCAAAATCTTCCGGCCCCTGTAAGTAAGTGTAAATGATTGGAATAGCCCAAGTGAACGAATCGGCGACATATTGATTTCGAACGGATGAAAGAGCTACCTCAATAGTCTCAATTTGCATTATTTTACGAATGAATAGTTTTGCTATATCCATTCCTTTTTGTGCACTTATAGGGGCCTGCATGGCAATTACGGATACCACGTCTCCCCGCAACATGATTTTTTGTCCAACACCTGAAAATGTTCCGCTACCAGAAACTCCTGTTGAGCAAGAATTAAAATATACAAATCGAATGTTGCTATCGTTTAAACCTTCCGCTAATCGAGCCGCTTCTAAATTTTCACCTTCTTGATTAGTATCGCTTTGTAGTAGGATTACGCCTTCCTCATTTTCATCTAGTCCACCATGGCCTAAGAAGTATAAAAAGTCACCGTCCCTATGCTGTTGTAAAAATTCAAATATATTGTCTTTCGTTGCATCTTTTAACACATTAATATTAGATTCCAAAATATTAGCTTGAACAAATTCATTATAAATATTTTCAATATGCTCATCGGCATTAAAATACCCGCCAGGGTTTGCCACAATTAATAGAGGGTGAGTGATTGGACCAAATGCTTTTTTGGGAGCAACTAATTCATCAATAACTCGTACGATTGAAATACGTTTGATTCTTAGTAAATGATCATTCCCATCATGGAGTAATTCCCATGGAATATTAACTAACTTTTCTGATAGTATATTAAAAGCAATTCTTAATTT
Proteins encoded in this region:
- a CDS encoding CHAT domain-containing protein produces the protein MDKFLTIKLTLSDYPGTADKFISRIDVSPLGASPGQGCVFTLPIILSGITSFEAYFKTLINEPKASQQLKELGISLFKCIFQDGVRDKWNNILGLINYGQSNKLRIAFNILSEKLVNIPWELLHDGNDHLLRIKRISIVRVIDELVAPKKAFGPITHPLLIVANPGGYFNADEHIENIYNEFVQANILESNINVLKDATKDNIFEFLQQHRDGDFLYFLGHGGLDENEEGVILLQSDTNQEGENLEAARLAEGLNDSNIRFVYFNSCSTGVSGSGTFSGVGQKIMLRGDVVSVIAMQAPISAQKGMDIAKLFIRKIMQIETIEVALSSVRNQYVADSFTWAIPIIYTYLQGPEDFEKNQVLSLLGSLIREETYALCIPSFKETLLEEEISSKGYKAQINVNGNDVNNSEYYHYPGLSFAQSDIKAANYITNLLLMVTSYDNIKLLKGSAIQEETASKCIFLFGSRSNVYVSQVLNGYSPTFRLYYNKKEWYIIDKGYNKKYSINPPDQQSSEQWDAIADYCCIQKIIATSKVYFLISGLGDRGTIGGCWWFIENWKFLLREAGTGEFRYLLRLPTSIYSDIEIVTRENNEWGQSIDE